From the genome of Sphingobium sp. JS3065, one region includes:
- a CDS encoding SDR family NAD(P)-dependent oxidoreductase codes for MLEQWFDGKVVLVTGGGAGIGRSCSMLFAARGAKVAVADVNVQAGTGTVDEIQAAGGEAHFIEVDVAQRAQAYALVDKVVELYGGLHCAMNNAGVTDPRDGAWDDDAFDRTMAINLQAMRDCLKMELEWMARAGGGSIVNTGSTSAFAASADAAMPAYVTSKHAVIGLTRAAAAQHASDNIRVNAICPGVTMTDIVRNVMDYSDAHKAAIMTRNPMRRIADPQEIAEAAVWLASDKASYVTAHCLVADGGFLGR; via the coding sequence GTGCTGGAACAATGGTTCGACGGCAAGGTGGTGCTGGTCACTGGAGGTGGCGCCGGTATCGGCCGATCATGCAGCATGCTGTTCGCGGCGCGCGGTGCGAAGGTCGCGGTCGCCGACGTTAATGTTCAGGCTGGGACTGGCACAGTCGATGAGATCCAGGCAGCCGGGGGCGAGGCGCACTTCATCGAAGTTGATGTGGCGCAGCGGGCTCAGGCCTATGCGCTCGTCGACAAGGTGGTTGAGCTCTATGGCGGACTGCATTGCGCGATGAACAACGCCGGCGTCACCGACCCTCGCGATGGTGCGTGGGACGATGACGCATTCGACCGGACGATGGCGATCAATCTTCAAGCGATGCGGGATTGCCTGAAGATGGAACTCGAATGGATGGCCAGAGCCGGCGGCGGATCGATCGTCAATACCGGGTCCACCAGTGCGTTCGCTGCCTCCGCCGACGCGGCCATGCCGGCCTATGTCACCAGCAAGCATGCTGTGATCGGCCTCACGCGCGCGGCCGCGGCACAGCATGCGTCCGACAATATTCGAGTCAACGCGATTTGCCCCGGCGTAACCATGACCGACATCGTGCGCAACGTCATGGACTATTCGGATGCCCATAAGGCGGCGATCATGACCCGCAATCCCATGCGCCGCATCGCTGACCCCCAGGAGATCGCAGAGGCGGCGGTATGGCTGGCGTCGGACAAGGCCAGTTATGTCACAGCCCACTGTCTGGTGGCTGACGGCGGCTTCCTGGGCCGCTGA
- a CDS encoding TonB-dependent receptor — MNRIRFIRNSSAALALGLSFAGTVQAQTTEPDANDIIVTARKRSEALSQVPLAVTAVNQEILQNSFVTRVQDLQKLAPGVTISASTTSSNALAPFIRGIGTRSAEPTQDLPIAISVDGVYLAAVSGSAIIDTFDVAQVEILRGPQGTLEGRNSPGGAVNFTTIRPNGEFHAQAEASYASFNELRLRAAVEAPLVQDVLSIRISGSFNRGGGYLKSLTTGARWGDKRSWGGRIGLLYTPDDAMTVYLTADYTNDESQGSPLRPVPTNVAYPRQRVPRVCNGTNPATGLPFGYCTPYPEYRNGAEYDVRPENHVGGFALNMDRDLGGVSLTSITGYRFANLHEEADLDALPAAIIETRGRFLKNRLFSQELRLASDNSSPLEWVVGGFYGRSTFNLVREPIWINGVQPTFAATRSGSQIARSYAAFAHGIYKITDKLSVSVGGRKTWDEKEQVTKPSGLAVPRRFAAKFDNFSMEAGIDYKIGDHGTVYARYSEGYRSGGINSGLASRTQADPFGPETAATYEVGLKSRLPGNYGSFSLAAYHTKYNDLQQVTTVFENSSTVRLIRNAAGVKIKGVEAELRVAPSREFTLTANGTYTDASYSSFFADLLGTGTAADFSFLTLPLVSKWTGYLGADYNVPLGSGSLTINGNLEYRSHSNVSGPLQTQIGDQPGYALLGASITYTSPDERFSISVFGRNLTDKYYNTGAEDINGQVQFVNPARPRSVGVRLTGKI; from the coding sequence ATGAACAGGATACGCTTTATCCGCAATAGTTCGGCCGCGCTTGCGCTGGGCTTGTCATTTGCGGGAACCGTTCAGGCCCAAACCACGGAGCCGGATGCAAACGACATCATCGTGACGGCGCGGAAACGGTCCGAAGCTCTCAGTCAGGTGCCCTTGGCTGTCACAGCTGTAAACCAGGAGATACTGCAGAACAGCTTTGTCACCCGCGTTCAGGATTTACAGAAACTCGCTCCTGGCGTCACCATCAGTGCGTCGACCACGTCTTCCAATGCGCTCGCGCCATTCATACGCGGCATCGGTACCCGATCAGCCGAGCCGACGCAGGACTTGCCAATCGCAATAAGCGTCGACGGTGTGTATCTCGCCGCCGTTTCAGGCTCTGCTATCATTGATACATTCGACGTTGCCCAAGTCGAAATTTTGCGCGGTCCGCAGGGCACGCTGGAAGGGCGCAATTCTCCGGGCGGCGCCGTCAATTTCACGACGATCCGTCCAAATGGGGAATTTCATGCCCAGGCGGAAGCCAGCTATGCGTCATTCAACGAACTTCGCTTGCGCGCTGCGGTGGAGGCGCCTCTGGTCCAGGATGTGTTGTCCATCCGCATTTCCGGATCGTTCAACCGGGGCGGGGGCTATCTCAAAAGCCTCACCACTGGGGCGCGGTGGGGCGACAAGCGGTCGTGGGGCGGGCGGATAGGCCTGCTGTACACTCCTGATGACGCGATGACGGTTTACCTGACGGCAGATTATACAAACGACGAAAGCCAGGGGTCGCCTTTGCGCCCCGTTCCGACCAATGTCGCTTATCCCCGCCAGCGAGTTCCCCGTGTATGTAATGGCACCAACCCGGCGACAGGTCTTCCGTTCGGCTATTGCACGCCTTATCCCGAATATCGCAACGGCGCAGAATATGACGTGCGCCCCGAAAATCATGTGGGGGGCTTTGCGCTCAATATGGACCGCGACCTCGGCGGCGTGTCGCTGACGTCCATCACCGGCTATCGATTTGCCAATCTGCACGAAGAAGCTGATCTTGACGCCCTGCCGGCGGCGATCATCGAAACTCGCGGTCGCTTCTTGAAGAACCGTCTTTTCAGCCAGGAATTGCGGCTGGCATCCGACAATAGCAGCCCGCTTGAATGGGTGGTCGGCGGCTTTTACGGACGCAGTACTTTCAATCTGGTCCGTGAGCCCATTTGGATCAACGGTGTTCAGCCCACCTTCGCCGCCACTCGCAGCGGCTCTCAGATCGCCCGCAGCTACGCCGCCTTTGCCCATGGTATCTACAAGATAACCGACAAGCTCAGTGTTTCCGTCGGTGGGCGCAAGACCTGGGATGAAAAAGAACAGGTGACCAAGCCGTCGGGACTCGCTGTGCCTCGTCGCTTTGCGGCGAAGTTTGACAATTTTTCAATGGAAGCGGGCATCGACTACAAGATCGGCGATCATGGCACCGTCTACGCGCGTTATTCCGAAGGTTACAGGTCCGGCGGCATCAACAGCGGTCTGGCCTCGCGCACGCAGGCCGATCCTTTCGGTCCGGAAACGGCGGCCACTTACGAAGTTGGCCTGAAATCCCGGCTGCCCGGAAATTACGGATCCTTCTCGCTCGCAGCCTATCATACGAAATATAATGATCTTCAGCAGGTCACCACGGTTTTTGAAAACAGTTCTACCGTCCGCTTGATCCGCAACGCCGCTGGCGTGAAGATCAAGGGCGTGGAGGCGGAACTGCGCGTGGCGCCGTCGCGCGAATTCACTCTCACGGCGAATGGCACCTATACCGATGCGAGCTATTCCAGCTTTTTCGCTGATCTATTGGGGACAGGAACGGCCGCTGACTTCTCGTTCCTGACTTTGCCGCTGGTCTCGAAATGGACGGGTTATTTGGGAGCCGACTATAATGTTCCCTTGGGAAGCGGTTCTCTGACGATCAACGGCAATCTGGAGTATCGCAGCCACAGCAACGTGTCCGGCCCATTGCAGACCCAGATCGGCGACCAGCCCGGCTATGCGCTGCTCGGCGCGTCTATCACCTATACCTCGCCTGACGAGCGCTTCTCGATCTCGGTGTTCGGGCGCAATCTGACTGACAAATATTACAATACGGGCGCTGAGGACATCAACGGGCAGGTGCAGTTCGTCAATCCGGCACGTCCCCGGTCCGTCGGGGTGCGACTGACCGGAAAAATCTGA
- a CDS encoding FAD-binding protein has protein sequence MANIDWDEEVDLLIVGSGAGSVTASLVARDAGLRPLIIEKQDLFGGTTSYSGGGIWIPCNPVMKRAGVPDSLEQARTYLDTLIDYDGPASTPARRNAFLQSGSEMISYLEEKGMKFTRPRDYPDYYPALPGGSVHSRTVIPQPFDINELGDWKARLAQYKGPPVPVGLDELSTLLLIKRTWKARWLALRLAFRLMGRKLAGKDVKAAGAALQGRLLQIALRAGVVPRMRTAMMSLVTEGDRVTGAIVSEDGRTKRIRARNGVLLNAGGFARNAEMRANVLGEPTSTEWSRATPGDTGDALNAAVAIGAATDALDSFWWGITSANVDGGYPEGAVADDGTIVPFGHHFDISYPHMIIVDQDGRRFANEACSYMELGQRLYARQRETGRAIPAWAIIESRHRDRYLWGTALGKTPASWIESGYMKKADSLEGLAAQCRIDGRGLLATIERFNGFAASGIDIDYQRGASAFDRAHGDPTVKPNPNLGAIERAPFYAVAIYPGDIGCAGGLVTDEDGRVLRKSGDPIEGLYATGNSTASVTGRSYPGAGSTLGPAMVFAYRAARHAARTNR, from the coding sequence ATGGCCAATATAGATTGGGATGAGGAAGTGGACCTGCTCATTGTCGGATCCGGCGCAGGATCAGTGACCGCAAGCTTGGTGGCCCGCGACGCCGGCCTGCGACCGCTCATCATAGAGAAGCAGGATTTGTTCGGCGGTACGACCAGCTATTCAGGCGGCGGCATATGGATACCGTGCAATCCGGTAATGAAACGGGCCGGCGTGCCCGATTCGCTTGAACAAGCGCGGACCTACCTGGATACTCTGATCGATTATGACGGACCGGCGAGCACCCCCGCCCGCCGAAACGCGTTCCTGCAAAGCGGCAGCGAGATGATCTCTTATCTGGAAGAAAAGGGCATGAAGTTCACGCGCCCGCGCGATTATCCTGACTATTATCCCGCATTGCCCGGCGGTAGTGTGCACAGCAGAACGGTCATTCCCCAGCCTTTTGACATCAATGAACTGGGCGACTGGAAAGCGCGCCTCGCCCAATATAAAGGCCCGCCGGTTCCAGTGGGGCTGGATGAACTGAGCACTCTGCTGCTGATCAAGCGGACCTGGAAGGCGCGCTGGCTTGCGCTGCGCCTCGCGTTCCGCCTGATGGGACGAAAACTGGCGGGCAAGGACGTGAAGGCCGCCGGCGCAGCTTTGCAGGGACGTTTGCTGCAAATTGCGCTGAGGGCTGGCGTCGTGCCTCGAATGAGGACGGCGATGATGTCCCTCGTGACGGAAGGAGATCGCGTGACGGGTGCAATCGTCAGCGAAGATGGTCGCACAAAACGCATCCGCGCACGAAACGGCGTCCTGCTCAATGCGGGGGGTTTCGCCCGCAATGCCGAGATGCGCGCGAATGTCCTTGGTGAACCGACCTCCACCGAATGGAGCCGGGCCACGCCTGGCGACACCGGCGATGCCCTGAACGCTGCGGTCGCGATCGGGGCCGCCACCGATGCGCTCGACTCTTTCTGGTGGGGCATCACGTCGGCCAACGTCGATGGCGGCTATCCGGAAGGCGCAGTGGCGGACGATGGCACCATTGTGCCCTTCGGTCACCATTTCGACATCAGCTACCCCCACATGATCATCGTCGATCAGGACGGCCGCCGCTTCGCCAACGAGGCCTGCTCGTACATGGAACTGGGGCAGCGCCTCTACGCCCGTCAGCGTGAGACCGGGCGCGCCATCCCTGCCTGGGCCATCATCGAAAGCCGGCATCGCGATCGCTATCTGTGGGGCACCGCACTTGGCAAAACACCCGCCAGCTGGATCGAAAGCGGCTACATGAAGAAAGCCGACAGCCTGGAGGGGCTGGCTGCCCAGTGCAGGATCGACGGAAGAGGCCTGCTAGCGACGATTGAGCGTTTCAACGGCTTCGCCGCATCGGGCATCGACATCGACTACCAGCGCGGCGCCAGCGCCTTCGATCGGGCGCATGGCGATCCAACGGTCAAGCCCAATCCCAACCTGGGCGCAATCGAACGCGCTCCCTTCTATGCCGTGGCCATCTATCCGGGCGATATTGGGTGCGCAGGCGGCCTGGTCACCGACGAAGATGGTCGCGTGCTGCGCAAAAGCGGCGACCCCATTGAAGGCCTTTACGCCACCGGCAACAGCACGGCTAGCGTGACTGGTCGAAGCTATCCTGGGGCCGGCTCAACACTCGGCCCCGCCATGGTGTTCGCCTATCGGGCGGCCCGGCACGCCGCGCGGACAAACCGATGA
- a CDS encoding nuclear transport factor 2 family protein — protein MTTDRHTTDTHNSAPVMTEREKILACLARYCRGIDRRDPDLVRSAYWPGAIDDHVTWVGTVEAFVDWVMPLIGSMELTQHKLGQSHIEWHGDVAMVETCLTAYHRVPVDGRSRDIILGARYADRMERRGGEWRIAHRILIQDWIQDIGASIDWSKGSLGMLPLHDRGFGSGADDSSVAFMATVGKGWPVTPPTTS, from the coding sequence ATGACCACGGATCGCCACACGACCGATACTCACAATTCCGCGCCTGTCATGACAGAGCGGGAGAAAATACTGGCCTGCTTGGCTCGTTATTGCCGTGGGATCGACCGCCGCGATCCCGATCTGGTTCGTTCCGCATACTGGCCCGGGGCTATCGACGATCATGTCACCTGGGTTGGCACGGTGGAAGCATTTGTGGACTGGGTCATGCCGCTGATCGGCAGCATGGAACTGACCCAGCATAAGCTGGGCCAAAGCCATATAGAGTGGCATGGCGATGTTGCGATGGTTGAGACATGCCTGACCGCTTATCATCGCGTGCCGGTGGACGGGCGATCGCGTGATATCATATTGGGCGCGCGCTATGCCGACAGAATGGAGAGGCGAGGCGGCGAATGGCGGATAGCGCACCGTATTCTGATACAGGACTGGATACAGGATATCGGCGCATCGATCGACTGGTCGAAGGGATCGCTGGGCATGCTGCCGCTGCATGATCGGGGGTTCGGTTCCGGCGCCGACGACAGCAGCGTCGCCTTCATGGCGACGGTTGGCAAGGGGTGGCCTGTGACGCCGCCTACCACATCATAG
- a CDS encoding cytochrome P450, producing the protein MTDRKPAPLSISFADPEVQQCPFPAYDRLRTEQPVYIDPKTGNYVLTRYEDVRKVALNPKLFSNRTGLIQTRNTTPITQKMFAEKGWLPLDTLVSNDPPSHKLYRTLVDKAFTANKILALEPRIEEICDALIDQFIDQDEIDFVQAFGIALPMTMIAEQLGVGPEHMADYKVWSDLSVESTSPALTPEREIATTEGIIRMQNYFAERADYFRAHPDDDKLFSRLLHAEVDGRRLANREVMSILQQLLVAGNETTTAALSAGMKLLIENPDLVPQLRERPDLIKTFVEETLRLMAPIQALFRKVLADTEIGGITVPAGAMVEIRWGSANLDPAVYENPGCLNLSRGNASSHMSFGAGIHLCIGNQLARGELRVAFARLIDRMDNFRASRGADSYGYAPMFISYAVTQLWMTFDRR; encoded by the coding sequence ATGACCGACAGGAAACCAGCGCCGCTATCAATCAGCTTCGCCGATCCGGAGGTCCAGCAATGCCCCTTCCCAGCATATGATCGGTTGAGGACGGAACAGCCTGTCTACATCGACCCCAAGACCGGCAATTATGTCCTCACAAGATATGAGGATGTGCGCAAGGTCGCCCTTAATCCGAAGTTATTTTCCAATCGCACGGGGTTGATCCAGACACGCAATACCACTCCGATTACGCAGAAGATGTTTGCGGAGAAAGGGTGGCTACCGCTCGATACGCTGGTCAGCAACGATCCGCCCAGTCACAAACTCTATCGAACATTGGTCGACAAGGCATTCACCGCAAACAAGATCCTCGCCCTGGAACCGCGGATCGAGGAGATTTGCGACGCGCTGATCGACCAGTTCATCGATCAGGATGAGATCGATTTCGTCCAGGCGTTCGGCATTGCGCTGCCGATGACGATGATCGCCGAACAGCTTGGCGTCGGTCCCGAACATATGGCCGACTACAAGGTCTGGTCTGACCTCAGCGTCGAATCCACCAGTCCGGCCCTGACCCCGGAACGCGAGATCGCGACAACCGAGGGCATCATAAGGATGCAGAATTACTTCGCGGAGCGAGCAGATTATTTCCGGGCGCATCCTGACGATGACAAGCTGTTCAGTCGGCTCCTCCATGCGGAAGTGGATGGCCGCCGGCTCGCCAACCGGGAGGTGATGAGCATCCTCCAACAACTGCTCGTCGCGGGAAATGAAACGACGACGGCGGCGCTGTCGGCAGGCATGAAGCTGCTGATCGAAAATCCCGATTTGGTTCCGCAACTGCGCGAGAGGCCTGATCTCATCAAGACTTTCGTCGAGGAGACGCTCAGGCTGATGGCGCCGATACAGGCTCTGTTCCGCAAGGTTCTCGCCGATACGGAGATTGGCGGCATCACGGTCCCCGCGGGCGCAATGGTGGAGATACGGTGGGGCTCGGCCAATCTCGATCCGGCGGTCTATGAAAATCCCGGTTGTCTAAACCTCTCGCGAGGGAACGCCAGTTCGCATATGAGCTTTGGCGCCGGTATCCATCTGTGCATAGGGAACCAGCTCGCGCGCGGCGAACTGCGCGTCGCCTTCGCCCGCCTCATTGATCGAATGGATAATTTCCGCGCGAGCCGAGGAGCCGACAGCTACGGCTATGCGCCAATGTTCATATCCTATGCCGTCACCCAGCTCTGGATGACATTCGACCGACGCTGA
- a CDS encoding SDR family NAD(P)-dependent oxidoreductase — protein MAGNLQGKAALVTGASGGIGRAIAVHLAAAGAEVMVHYGSGRERAEETVRLVTASGGKARIVQADLRNAADVRQLADACGKLDILVNNAGIARGYTLESTTEEDFDTVFSTNVKGLFFLTQALLPHLNDNASIINISSMVSIVAYPAYLAYGMSKTAVNSFTRSLAADLGPRGIRVNAIAPGATDSDFLGDIKDNAAVMGAITAATAFGRLGTPDEIARAVTWLASPEGAWITGQVIQVSGGMHL, from the coding sequence ATGGCAGGAAATCTTCAAGGAAAAGCCGCGCTGGTCACCGGCGCTTCGGGCGGCATTGGCCGCGCCATCGCCGTGCATCTTGCTGCTGCGGGTGCGGAGGTTATGGTTCATTATGGAAGCGGGCGGGAACGTGCGGAAGAGACGGTCCGTCTCGTCACGGCCTCCGGCGGCAAGGCGCGAATCGTACAGGCCGACCTGCGCAATGCCGCGGACGTCCGGCAACTCGCCGACGCCTGTGGAAAATTGGATATTCTCGTCAACAATGCCGGAATCGCTCGCGGATACACGTTGGAAAGCACGACCGAGGAAGATTTCGATACGGTGTTCTCCACCAATGTGAAGGGCCTATTCTTCCTGACGCAGGCACTGCTGCCCCATCTCAACGACAATGCCTCCATCATCAACATTTCGTCCATGGTTTCTATTGTGGCCTATCCGGCCTATCTTGCATATGGAATGTCAAAAACGGCGGTAAATTCCTTCACTCGTTCGCTTGCAGCCGATCTCGGGCCGCGCGGTATTCGGGTCAACGCGATTGCGCCCGGCGCCACGGACTCCGACTTTCTGGGCGACATCAAGGATAATGCGGCGGTCATGGGCGCCATCACCGCAGCGACGGCTTTTGGCCGCTTGGGAACGCCTGACGAAATTGCAAGGGCTGTGACGTGGCTTGCTTCGCCGGAGGGCGCGTGGATCACGGGCCAAGTCATCCAGGTCAGCGGCGGAATGCATCTTTGA
- a CDS encoding gamma carbonic anhydrase family protein, with product MPIYEFEEARPTISEDAWIAPSADVVGDAVIGKRSSIWFGAVVRADNGKIEIGDRTNVQEGAMLHSDPHAPLKVGDGVTIGHHAILHGCTVGDNVLVGMGAVVLNNAVIGEGSLIGAGALVTEGKSFPPNSLIVGVPAKLVRALTPDESNALETSAEEYAAKSTRFANGLRPAR from the coding sequence ATGCCCATTTACGAGTTCGAAGAAGCCCGCCCCACGATCAGCGAGGACGCATGGATAGCGCCCAGTGCGGACGTCGTCGGTGATGCTGTCATCGGGAAGCGGTCAAGCATCTGGTTCGGCGCGGTCGTTCGCGCCGATAACGGGAAAATCGAGATCGGGGACAGAACCAATGTCCAGGAAGGCGCCATGCTGCATTCCGACCCGCATGCTCCGCTCAAGGTGGGGGACGGAGTCACGATCGGGCACCATGCCATCCTCCACGGCTGTACAGTCGGGGATAACGTGCTGGTAGGAATGGGCGCCGTCGTGCTGAACAACGCCGTCATCGGCGAGGGCAGCCTGATCGGTGCAGGAGCGCTCGTGACCGAGGGCAAGTCATTCCCTCCCAACAGCTTGATCGTCGGCGTTCCAGCGAAACTGGTACGCGCCCTGACGCCGGACGAAAGCAACGCTCTTGAGACATCGGCGGAAGAATATGCCGCGAAGTCCACAAGGTTCGCCAACGGCCTAAGGCCAGCCCGTTAA
- a CDS encoding GlcG/HbpS family heme-binding protein has protein sequence MSQLTLERANHVISAALEKGAELKLKPLSVAVVDAGGHLIAFQRQDQASFGRLQIAQGKAAGALALGVSSRKVGDMAIERPWFIDAFAASAPHAIIPAAGGVILVGPDGAVIGAVGVTGDTSDNDEACALAGIAAAGLTAQA, from the coding sequence ATGAGCCAACTCACTTTGGAACGCGCCAATCACGTCATATCCGCAGCGCTCGAAAAGGGTGCGGAACTCAAATTGAAGCCGCTCAGCGTCGCGGTCGTCGATGCCGGCGGCCATCTGATCGCGTTCCAGCGGCAGGATCAGGCTTCTTTCGGCCGGCTCCAGATCGCCCAAGGCAAGGCTGCGGGCGCGCTTGCCCTGGGGGTTTCTTCTCGCAAGGTTGGCGACATGGCGATCGAGCGGCCATGGTTCATCGACGCGTTCGCGGCGTCCGCTCCGCACGCCATCATTCCGGCAGCGGGCGGCGTCATCCTCGTCGGTCCTGATGGGGCGGTGATCGGCGCGGTGGGCGTGACGGGCGATACGAGCGACAATGACGAAGCATGCGCGCTGGCCGGCATCGCGGCGGCGGGCTTGACCGCTCAAGCTTGA
- the glcF gene encoding glycolate oxidase subunit GlcF — MQTRFAPEQLADPAMASSERIIRKCVHCGFCTATCPTYVLLGDELDSPRGRIYLMKDMLENDRDPSPEVVKHIDRCLSCLSCMTTCPSGVNYMHLVDHARTYIAARYKRPPADRFFRWMLSNILPHPGRMRLALRLARYARPAMRFIPSWPGLKSLSAMLRMAPRHLPSKATADNSTTAGSKGRVALMAGCAEPVLRPEFRAATVRILNRAGFDVLFAKGEACCGALVHHMGREAEARASARRNIDAWIREIEEGGLDAIIITTSGCGTTVKDYGFLLRDDPDYAEKAAHVASLAKDITEFLADIPLPPVQANGMDVAYHPACSLQHGQKITDAPRALLTKAGYKVRLPAEAHLCCGSAGTYNILQPDIAGQLGDRKAAALASLSADVVATGNIGCAMQIGQRMDVPVVHTVELLDWATGGPIPPAIRKHREKL, encoded by the coding sequence ATGCAGACAAGGTTCGCCCCTGAACAGCTGGCCGATCCCGCCATGGCGTCGTCCGAGCGCATCATCCGCAAATGCGTGCATTGCGGCTTTTGCACGGCGACCTGCCCGACCTATGTGCTGTTGGGAGATGAGTTGGACAGCCCGCGCGGCCGCATCTACCTTATGAAGGATATGCTGGAGAACGACCGGGATCCATCGCCTGAGGTCGTCAAGCACATCGATCGCTGCCTGTCCTGTCTCTCCTGCATGACGACCTGCCCATCGGGCGTGAACTATATGCACCTGGTCGACCATGCGCGCACATATATTGCGGCGCGCTACAAGCGGCCGCCGGCTGACCGATTTTTCCGCTGGATGCTGTCGAACATCCTGCCTCACCCCGGGCGCATGCGGCTGGCGCTGAGGCTGGCGCGATATGCGCGTCCGGCGATGCGGTTCATACCGTCCTGGCCCGGGTTGAAGTCCTTGTCCGCCATGCTGAGGATGGCGCCCCGTCATCTGCCGTCCAAAGCGACCGCGGACAATTCCACCACCGCCGGATCGAAGGGCAGGGTGGCTCTCATGGCCGGATGCGCCGAACCGGTGCTTCGCCCCGAATTTCGCGCCGCGACGGTGCGTATCCTCAATCGCGCAGGTTTCGATGTGCTGTTCGCGAAGGGCGAGGCATGTTGCGGCGCCCTGGTGCATCATATGGGTCGGGAGGCCGAGGCGCGTGCCAGCGCGCGGCGTAACATCGACGCCTGGATCAGGGAAATCGAGGAGGGTGGCCTCGATGCGATCATCATCACCACATCCGGGTGCGGCACGACAGTCAAAGATTATGGGTTCCTGCTTCGTGACGATCCGGACTATGCGGAAAAGGCTGCACATGTGGCCTCACTGGCAAAGGACATCACCGAATTTCTGGCCGACATTCCCTTGCCGCCTGTCCAGGCCAACGGAATGGACGTGGCCTATCATCCCGCCTGCTCGTTGCAGCATGGCCAGAAGATAACGGACGCGCCGCGCGCCCTGCTTACGAAAGCCGGATACAAGGTCCGCTTGCCGGCGGAAGCGCATCTTTGCTGCGGGTCGGCAGGTACTTACAACATCCTGCAACCCGACATCGCGGGGCAACTGGGAGACCGGAAGGCGGCCGCCCTTGCCAGCCTTTCCGCAGACGTGGTGGCGACCGGGAACATCGGGTGCGCCATGCAGATTGGCCAGCGGATGGATGTACCGGTCGTGCACACGGTCGAACTGCTGGATTGGGCCACCGGCGGCCCAATCCCACCCGCAATCAGGAAGCACAGGGAAAAACTATGA
- a CDS encoding FAD-binding protein yields the protein MTNDLLKPGDEAEAMAMVADAAARESQLSIEGGGTKSCIGRSVEAQILSMQNIAGVIDYDPAELVLTVRPGTALAEVEALVESQGQMLAFEPFDHSGLFPLGGRATIGGVVAAGVAGSRRVSAGGARDHLLGLRAVSGRGEIFVAGAKVVKNVTGYDLPKLAAGSWGRLFAMTELTLKVLPRPETSLTHVVEGVDGADLSTIMATAMGSQAAVAAVAHVPADLYGGRSITAIRLEGFGPSVRARSSILARTLGPSAPLLDMSGPEADAFWAGIRDLRYLPGDRTVWRINIPPRALQPLLSALLPRGASWVADWAGGLVWIALDGAAEAVRDAAQRNGGHAMLLRASERMRAETPTFHPSEPALAALEGRVRRAFDPLGLFETGRF from the coding sequence ATGACCAACGACCTGTTGAAGCCCGGCGACGAAGCCGAAGCGATGGCGATGGTTGCCGACGCAGCGGCGCGCGAGAGCCAGCTCTCGATCGAGGGCGGAGGGACCAAAAGCTGCATCGGCCGTTCCGTCGAAGCGCAGATACTGTCGATGCAGAACATTGCCGGCGTCATCGACTATGATCCGGCGGAACTGGTCCTCACCGTCAGGCCGGGGACCGCGCTGGCGGAGGTCGAGGCGCTGGTCGAGAGCCAGGGGCAGATGCTCGCCTTCGAACCATTTGATCACAGCGGTCTTTTCCCGTTGGGCGGGCGCGCCACCATTGGGGGGGTCGTGGCGGCCGGTGTCGCAGGCTCCCGCCGGGTTTCAGCTGGCGGCGCGCGCGATCACCTCCTGGGTCTGCGGGCCGTTTCCGGCCGGGGCGAAATATTTGTCGCTGGCGCCAAGGTGGTCAAGAACGTCACCGGCTATGATCTCCCCAAGCTTGCCGCTGGCAGCTGGGGTCGTCTGTTCGCAATGACCGAACTGACCCTGAAGGTGTTGCCGCGACCGGAAACCAGTTTGACGCATGTCGTCGAAGGTGTTGACGGGGCTGACCTTTCGACGATCATGGCGACGGCGATGGGATCTCAGGCCGCCGTTGCGGCAGTCGCTCATGTGCCCGCCGACCTTTACGGCGGAAGGTCGATCACGGCCATTCGGCTGGAGGGATTTGGGCCTTCGGTGCGGGCGAGATCCTCGATACTGGCTCGGACGCTCGGGCCCTCAGCGCCGCTGTTGGACATGAGCGGGCCGGAAGCGGACGCATTCTGGGCCGGGATCCGGGATTTGCGTTATCTACCGGGCGACCGGACCGTGTGGCGCATCAACATACCGCCGCGAGCCCTCCAACCCCTCCTCTCCGCGCTTCTGCCGCGGGGCGCATCCTGGGTCGCTGACTGGGCCGGTGGCCTGGTCTGGATCGCTCTCGATGGTGCGGCGGAGGCCGTGCGCGATGCGGCGCAGCGCAATGGCGGCCATGCGATGCTGCTGCGCGCGTCGGAACGGATGCGTGCGGAAACCCCCACATTTCATCCTTCCGAGCCCGCACTCGCCGCATTGGAAGGGCGCGTGCGTCGCGCCTTCGATCCCCTGGGCTTATTTGAAACGGGACGTTTCTGA